From Patescibacteria group bacterium, a single genomic window includes:
- a CDS encoding RNHCP domain-containing protein: MQQKTKKDTIEERNGGFACAHCKKWVNFSDTIGTHHRNHCPYCLWSLHVDDKVSGDRKADCHSSMEPIGLTLKEEGIDKYGNKKQGDVMIIHQCKKCSKISINRIAADDGNEKILDLLNYKIDSKTKKDLRDSSIVVLNQSNYPEIKTALIGKNI; the protein is encoded by the coding sequence ATGCAACAAAAAACGAAAAAAGATACTATTGAAGAACGCAATGGCGGATTCGCCTGTGCGCATTGTAAGAAATGGGTAAATTTTTCTGACACGATCGGAACACATCATAGAAATCATTGCCCCTATTGCCTCTGGTCCCTGCACGTTGACGACAAAGTTTCCGGCGACCGCAAGGCAGACTGCCATAGTAGCATGGAGCCGATTGGATTGACGCTCAAAGAGGAAGGAATCGACAAATACGGGAACAAGAAACAGGGTGATGTGATGATTATTCATCAGTGTAAAAAATGTAGCAAAATTTCAATCAACCGCATCGCCGCCGATGATGGCAATGAAAAAATATTAGATCTATTGAACTATAAAATTGATTCTAAAACAAAAAAAGATCTCAGGGACTCTTCTATTGTTGTACTCAATCAATCAAATTATCCAGAAATTAAAACAGCTCTAATCGGTAAGAACATTTGA
- a CDS encoding histidine phosphatase family protein yields MINLVFVRHGHTGYNDQKIVQGHSHNPLSEIGAEQARKVGERLKDQHFDIAFCSDLKRTKDTIKEILKYHSDLPVIYEPLLREKGSGIFEGKLSVLREEARLSSGLSKEDFCPEGGENDTDVLIRVKKFIKMIANDYSDKTILAVTHGIWLKNLFCYIDQEIGSKLTEIANTSISVVLIDENKKISIKTINDIKHLEETPSNVLTD; encoded by the coding sequence ATGATTAATCTCGTATTTGTCCGCCATGGACATACTGGCTACAATGACCAAAAAATTGTTCAGGGACATTCCCATAACCCACTTTCCGAAATCGGAGCCGAACAAGCGAGAAAAGTTGGAGAGAGATTAAAAGACCAACACTTTGACATCGCTTTTTGTAGCGATCTAAAAAGGACCAAAGATACTATTAAAGAAATTTTGAAATATCACTCAGACCTTCCGGTTATTTACGAGCCTTTGCTTCGAGAGAAAGGAAGCGGAATATTTGAAGGTAAATTGTCGGTGCTGCGTGAGGAGGCGAGATTAAGTTCGGGCCTGTCTAAGGAAGATTTTTGCCCAGAGGGAGGCGAAAATGACACTGACGTGCTTATACGTGTCAAGAAATTTATTAAGATGATCGCAAATGATTATTCGGATAAAACAATTTTAGCTGTAACACACGGGATTTGGCTCAAGAATTTATTTTGTTACATTGATCAAGAAATTGGCAGCAAGCTTACAGAAATTGCCAATACCAGCATTAGTGTCGTACTGATTGATGAAAACAAAAAAATTTCCATAAAGACTATTAACGACATCAAACACCTAGAAGAAACTCCCTCAAATGTTCTTACCGATTAG
- a CDS encoding GNAT family N-acetyltransferase — protein sequence MTIKIRPIELIDHDGVMKVVKSLNPGWFDDYAISNEIPLDLKLHHGFAAENDGKIVGFITFSSEEGDIKITWLGVNLNSHRKGVGGQLLEKVEKAARNLEVKKITVETLSDKEDWEPYNRTRAFYLKNGFKFLSDRKITNKSDETFWLVKYIKELND from the coding sequence ATGACTATAAAAATTAGGCCGATTGAGCTAATCGACCATGACGGAGTAATGAAGGTTGTAAAATCCCTAAATCCCGGTTGGTTTGATGATTATGCAATCTCGAACGAAATTCCGCTTGATCTAAAATTGCATCATGGTTTTGCTGCCGAAAATGATGGCAAAATTGTTGGATTTATTACTTTTTCATCCGAGGAGGGGGATATTAAAATTACCTGGCTAGGTGTCAACTTGAATTCTCATCGTAAGGGAGTAGGTGGGCAATTACTTGAAAAGGTTGAGAAGGCAGCGCGAAATCTGGAAGTCAAAAAGATTACTGTGGAAACGTTATCTGACAAAGAAGATTGGGAACCATATAATAGAACACGGGCCTTCTATCTAAAAAACGGGTTTAAATTTTTGAGCGATCGCAAAATTACTAACAAATCAGACGAAACCTTTTGGCTGGTGAAATATATTAAGGAACTCAATGATTAA
- a CDS encoding class I tRNA ligase family protein, with protein sequence MFKKVDPKLNLPEEEKKILEFWREDKTFEKSLGKDSPKGNFVFYEGPPTANGKPGIHHVLNRAFKDLFNRYKTMQGYNVRRKAGWDTQGLPVELQVEKELGISGKGDIENIVPGDKNASVAKFNKLCKESVFVYKSEWEKMTERMAYWLDMKDPYVTYDSKYIESIWWVISEAEKRGLLYRGHKVVPYCPRCGTALSSHEVAQGYKNVEEESVYIKVKSNHEDAYFLVWTTTPWTLAGNAALAFGPNIKYVLAEKDGEKYILAQSRLDAVLPGANVIKELTGSEIAAPSFTDKPDYEAIYPDGDKFSEGGEKVYKLIVADFVTDSDGTGIVHIAPAFGEDDYEFGFRKNGIKVLKTVDEKGTELAGAGKGSFVKDADKEVKLDLEKRGILFKKEMFAHDYPFCWRCDSPLLYFAKDSWYIAMSKLRDELLENNETINWNPAYLKHGRFGNWLENINDWAISRDRYWGTPLPVWTCDKCDEKKVVGNFMDFNESNTKVTKLIFVRHGETERNILDIDSKALDKWPLTEKGVTQVETTAKKIKDKVDIIISSPVLRAKQSAEIVKKHVDAELIFDDRIIELDSGEWNELTPEQRLDRKDFQDYLVTEKIPEQRFNFKLGTTGETRADVVERVKEFLAKIGKEYPGKTIVIVAHGAINGALNMILGNLDYSGYFQHERPDHELSHKFYLNSDGTAFDPHKPFVDEVEFTCKCGGTMKRTPEVMDVWFDSGSMPYAQYHYPFENSELFAEQYPADFICEAIDQTRGWFYTLLAISTIVKNNSCFKNVISTGHILDEKGQKMSKSKGNIVEPMAEFEKVGADVVRFFLYSVNQPGEPKLFSEKEVLSVSRNLFITLWNVYSFFSMYASIDGWKPSGKTEATNILDKWILAKFNELTETITESLDNYDTYRPANTILDFINELSTWYVRRSRRRFWKSESDSDKESAYHTLYEVLIGLSKLLAPFTPMFAETVYQGLKQESDPESVHLADFPAPEEFDLSVLDEMAETRQIVEAGLAKRSEAGIKVRQPLALLKYSGKKLSEDLETIIAEEVNVKKVVYVDARDIHIDEGDKNSGVGETGVELDTVLTDELKTEGVARELIRNIQSLRKKSGFEVENRIVVNYATSGEVLKKVMKSMSEIIAKEVLAKESTDGKIENPEGSEEFCIDGEKIWIGISRIK encoded by the coding sequence ATGTTCAAAAAGGTTGATCCAAAACTTAATTTACCGGAAGAAGAGAAGAAAATTCTCGAATTTTGGCGAGAGGATAAAACATTTGAGAAGAGCCTTGGGAAGGATAGCCCGAAAGGCAATTTTGTATTCTATGAAGGACCGCCGACAGCCAACGGCAAGCCTGGTATTCATCATGTTCTAAACCGCGCATTCAAAGATCTTTTCAACCGATATAAAACTATGCAAGGCTACAATGTCCGACGCAAAGCAGGCTGGGACACGCAAGGGCTTCCGGTAGAGCTTCAGGTGGAGAAGGAGCTCGGTATTTCTGGCAAGGGCGATATCGAGAATATCGTTCCGGGCGACAAAAATGCTTCGGTTGCCAAATTCAATAAACTTTGCAAAGAGTCGGTTTTTGTTTACAAATCCGAGTGGGAAAAGATGACCGAGCGCATGGCCTACTGGCTCGATATGAAAGATCCATATGTCACCTACGATTCCAAATATATCGAATCGATCTGGTGGGTGATATCCGAAGCTGAAAAACGAGGTTTGCTTTACAGGGGCCACAAAGTCGTGCCATATTGCCCGCGCTGCGGTACGGCGTTATCTTCTCATGAGGTTGCCCAGGGATACAAGAATGTTGAAGAGGAATCAGTCTATATCAAGGTTAAATCAAATCATGAAGATGCGTATTTTCTTGTCTGGACGACAACGCCTTGGACGCTCGCAGGCAACGCCGCTCTAGCATTTGGCCCGAATATCAAATACGTTTTGGCAGAAAAAGACGGAGAGAAGTATATACTTGCGCAAAGCCGTCTCGATGCCGTTTTGCCTGGTGCAAATGTCATTAAAGAGCTGACCGGTTCGGAAATTGCTGCCCCATCTTTCACCGACAAACCGGATTACGAAGCGATTTATCCGGACGGAGATAAATTTTCTGAAGGTGGAGAGAAAGTTTACAAGCTGATTGTCGCCGATTTTGTCACCGATTCAGACGGCACCGGCATCGTCCACATTGCCCCGGCATTTGGTGAGGATGATTACGAATTTGGTTTTCGCAAGAACGGCATCAAGGTTTTAAAGACCGTTGATGAAAAGGGGACGGAGCTTGCCGGCGCTGGCAAAGGAAGCTTTGTCAAAGACGCCGACAAAGAAGTGAAACTCGATCTTGAAAAACGTGGAATATTATTTAAAAAAGAGATGTTCGCCCATGATTATCCGTTCTGCTGGCGTTGTGACTCACCGCTTCTCTACTTTGCCAAGGATTCTTGGTATATCGCGATGTCGAAACTTCGAGATGAGCTTCTTGAAAATAATGAGACAATCAACTGGAACCCAGCCTACTTAAAGCACGGCCGTTTTGGCAATTGGCTCGAAAATATCAATGACTGGGCAATTTCCCGTGACAGATATTGGGGGACGCCGCTCCCGGTCTGGACTTGCGACAAGTGTGACGAGAAAAAAGTCGTTGGCAATTTTATGGATTTCAACGAGAGCAATACTAAGGTAACGAAATTGATCTTTGTCCGACACGGTGAAACGGAGAGAAACATTCTTGATATTGATTCAAAAGCGCTTGATAAATGGCCTCTTACAGAGAAGGGTGTGACTCAGGTGGAAACAACCGCAAAAAAAATAAAGGACAAAGTTGACATAATAATATCTTCTCCGGTGTTGAGAGCAAAGCAATCCGCAGAAATCGTTAAGAAACATGTAGATGCGGAATTGATATTCGACGACAGAATCATTGAGCTGGACTCCGGCGAATGGAATGAGCTTACACCCGAACAAAGACTTGACAGGAAAGATTTTCAAGATTATTTGGTGACTGAGAAAATTCCTGAACAAAGATTTAATTTTAAGCTTGGCACCACGGGGGAAACGAGAGCTGATGTTGTAGAAAGGGTCAAAGAATTTTTAGCCAAGATTGGAAAAGAATATCCTGGTAAGACAATCGTTATTGTTGCACACGGGGCCATTAATGGTGCATTGAACATGATTTTAGGGAACTTGGATTATTCTGGATACTTCCAACACGAACGCCCTGATCATGAATTATCTCATAAATTTTATCTAAATTCTGACGGTACTGCCTTCGATCCTCACAAACCATTTGTTGATGAGGTTGAATTCACCTGCAAATGCGGCGGAACGATGAAACGAACTCCAGAAGTGATGGATGTCTGGTTCGATTCCGGCTCCATGCCATACGCCCAATATCACTATCCATTCGAAAACAGCGAACTCTTTGCTGAGCAGTACCCGGCTGATTTCATTTGCGAAGCGATCGATCAAACCCGAGGCTGGTTTTACACGCTTCTCGCGATCTCGACGATTGTAAAAAATAATTCTTGTTTTAAAAATGTTATCTCGACAGGACATATTCTAGACGAAAAAGGGCAAAAAATGTCGAAGTCGAAGGGAAACATTGTCGAGCCGATGGCTGAATTTGAGAAAGTTGGCGCCGATGTCGTCCGCTTCTTCCTTTATTCTGTGAATCAGCCCGGTGAGCCGAAGCTTTTTTCAGAAAAAGAAGTTTTGTCTGTTTCCCGCAACCTATTTATCACGCTTTGGAATGTTTATTCATTCTTTTCTATGTACGCATCAATCGACGGTTGGAAGCCGAGCGGAAAAACAGAAGCTACAAACATTCTAGACAAATGGATCCTTGCGAAGTTTAACGAACTTACCGAAACCATCACCGAATCATTGGATAACTATGATACCTACAGACCGGCAAATACGATTCTTGATTTTATAAACGAACTTTCTACTTGGTATGTCCGCCGCTCACGCCGCAGATTTTGGAAATCGGAGTCTGACAGCGATAAAGAATCGGCATATCATACTTTGTATGAAGTTTTGATCGGCTTATCGAAACTCTTGGCGCCGTTTACTCCGATGTTCGCCGAAACCGTGTATCAGGGCCTAAAGCAAGAAAGTGATCCGGAATCGGTACACTTGGCCGATTTCCCCGCACCGGAAGAATTTGATCTTTCTGTTCTGGATGAGATGGCAGAAACACGGCAGATTGTTGAAGCTGGCTTAGCCAAAAGATCGGAAGCGGGAATAAAAGTTCGCCAGCCTTTAGCTCTTCTAAAATATTCCGGTAAAAAATTGTCTGAAGATTTGGAAACAATCATTGCTGAAGAAGTAAATGTGAAAAAAGTAGTTTATGTCGACGCACGAGATATTCATATTGACGAAGGAGATAAGAATTCCGGAGTAGGGGAGACAGGCGTCGAGCTTGATACGGTATTAACTGACGAATTAAAAACCGAAGGTGTTGCCAGGGAACTCATCCGCAACATCCAATCGCTACGCAAAAAGTCCGGGTTTGAAGTTGAGAACAGGATAGTTGTAAATTACGCTACATCGGGAGAGGTATTGAAAAAAGTGATGAAATCAATGTCGGAAATTATTGCCAAAGAAGTACTAGCGAAAGAAAGCACTGACGGAAAAATCGAAAACCCGGAAGGTTCAGAAGAATTCTGTATCGACGGTGAGAAAATTTGGATCGGAATCTCGAGGATTAAATAA
- a CDS encoding NUDIX hydrolase: MNQEIYLKIGVVVLNENDEILLIKEKVDEESEPALNIIKGTFDKPHESIIDCAKRECLEEAGLEVEFLGVLNILTMQSRGKLKIQFNFVARANTDKVSLPKERGLHIEGENIIGESWFTNDQIADLEPKDFVADYTLRIIREWIENGKVYSLNILEDQF, from the coding sequence ATGAATCAAGAAATCTATTTGAAAATCGGAGTTGTGGTTCTAAACGAAAATGACGAAATTCTTTTGATCAAGGAGAAAGTTGATGAAGAATCAGAACCGGCGCTCAACATCATAAAAGGGACTTTTGATAAACCTCACGAAAGTATTATCGATTGCGCCAAGCGAGAATGCTTGGAGGAAGCGGGGCTTGAGGTAGAGTTTCTAGGAGTCTTGAATATATTGACCATGCAGTCTCGCGGAAAACTCAAAATCCAGTTTAATTTTGTTGCCAGAGCAAACACCGACAAGGTTTCCCTGCCAAAAGAAAGAGGCCTCCACATTGAAGGAGAAAATATCATTGGAGAATCTTGGTTTACCAACGATCAGATTGCAGATCTAGAACCCAAAGATTTTGTTGCAGATTACACGCTACGCATTATCCGAGAATGGATAGAAAATGGTAAAGTATATTCCCTAAATATTTTGGAAGACCAATTTTAA
- a CDS encoding CYTH domain-containing protein, with translation MSQMEVEHRGLLTAEKFEHLNSFLSKEGTFLGKKKRFSMIKSASIKSIREVKDDPVDLKIRITNGQAELACKYGKWSGKDARKEYNFEFETKKFTDFIEFLKILGFTKYVLMANTKYDYEYRGVEFAVVEVPDWGHYFEAEILTDEENVADANKILDKEIDALGLKVLGEEEFYDLLDELNSRPGYRIDLEKDKLSDILEKFKEYIEV, from the coding sequence ATGTCGCAGATGGAAGTCGAGCATCGCGGGCTACTGACCGCGGAAAAGTTTGAGCATTTAAATTCTTTTCTCTCCAAGGAAGGCACTTTTTTAGGCAAGAAAAAACGCTTTTCGATGATAAAAAGCGCAAGCATAAAAAGTATTCGCGAAGTGAAAGATGATCCGGTCGATCTTAAAATCCGTATCACAAATGGCCAAGCAGAGTTAGCATGCAAATATGGCAAATGGAGTGGCAAAGATGCCAGAAAAGAATATAATTTTGAATTTGAGACCAAAAAATTCACTGATTTTATCGAATTTCTAAAAATCCTCGGATTTACAAAATATGTCCTTATGGCGAACACAAAATATGACTACGAGTATCGTGGAGTCGAATTTGCAGTTGTTGAAGTCCCTGATTGGGGACATTATTTTGAGGCCGAAATCTTGACTGATGAAGAGAATGTTGCTGACGCTAATAAAATACTAGACAAAGAAATTGATGCCTTGGGGCTGAAAGTTTTGGGTGAGGAAGAGTTCTATGACCTTCTGGATGAATTAAACAGTCGCCCTGGTTATCGAATTGATCTTGAAAAAGATAAATTGTCAGACATCCTCGAAAAATTTAAAGAGTACATCGAGGTATAG
- a CDS encoding phosphotransferase: protein MENKLITSLNKFYSLDITRIVAKAKGGFLSDNMIVANKDQKFFLRKYRDKYSSDDIASIHKSKQFFFEHGIPIIMPIKTVNGDTFVEITGKFYGLFPFIEEKDINRNKLNDDVLISIAQMQAKMHLLSKDGTPKVTVESKNVWDKKKSLQMAKEFGKIISQKKLLNGFDRLARKFIRLKKKIIEENKLKFEDLNIRSDHLVHGDFHAGNLFYDDNDTVKYVFDLEKTIFAPRAFELVRSIIFICFSKGFEKGMEKAGLYLKAYHKIYPISDSEFRAGFLMRYLDMAHSFWIEEHHYLKKYYKTDVLYRDDFIKLEYFSRDIKGVIRRILKNAK from the coding sequence ATGGAAAACAAACTAATTACCAGTCTAAATAAATTTTACAGTTTAGATATTACTCGGATTGTTGCCAAAGCTAAGGGCGGATTTTTGAGTGATAATATGATTGTGGCAAACAAAGACCAAAAATTCTTTCTACGCAAATACCGTGACAAATATTCCAGTGATGATATTGCAAGTATACACAAAAGTAAGCAATTTTTCTTCGAACATGGCATTCCCATAATCATGCCGATTAAAACCGTAAATGGAGACACATTCGTTGAAATTACTGGTAAATTTTATGGATTATTTCCATTTATCGAAGAAAAAGATATTAACCGAAACAAGCTAAACGACGACGTTTTAATATCAATCGCTCAGATGCAAGCGAAAATGCATCTTTTGAGTAAAGATGGAACGCCAAAAGTTACTGTAGAATCGAAAAATGTTTGGGATAAAAAAAAATCTTTACAAATGGCAAAGGAATTTGGAAAAATCATTTCACAGAAAAAATTATTAAATGGATTTGATCGCTTAGCAAGGAAATTTATTAGGCTAAAGAAGAAAATAATTGAAGAAAATAAATTAAAGTTTGAAGATTTGAACATCAGGTCAGATCACCTGGTTCATGGTGATTTCCATGCCGGTAATCTGTTTTATGACGATAACGATACGGTAAAATATGTATTCGATCTCGAAAAAACGATTTTCGCGCCACGGGCATTTGAGCTTGTTAGGTCAATCATATTTATATGTTTCAGTAAGGGCTTTGAAAAGGGCATGGAAAAAGCCGGTTTGTATTTGAAAGCTTATCACAAAATATATCCGATCTCGGATTCAGAATTTCGGGCAGGATTTCTCATGAGATATCTTGATATGGCTCATTCTTTCTGGATCGAAGAGCATCATTATCTAAAGAAGTACTACAAAACAGATGTTTTATACCGAGACGATTTTATAAAACTAGAATATTTTTCCCGTGATATCAAGGGCGTGATTCGGAGAATATTAAAAAACGCGAAATAG
- a CDS encoding class I tRNA ligase family protein, producing MAKYDFEKIESKWQKAWEEAKYGQSIDFSDKPKFYSLMEFPYPSGSGLHVGHCMGYTASDAFTRMKRMQGYNVLFPMGWDAFGLPTENYAIKTKTKPRDVTTLSIATFKKQMKSLGYSFDWGREVNTTDPNYYKWTQWIFMQFYKHAIVNGKLVEVADDDKETPRLAFQAEMPVNWCPSCKIILANEEVIGGNCERCGAQTEKRKQKQWMLRITAYADRLIKDLDTVDYLENIKTQQINWIGRSEGTEIDFKIVISTEAEQTSEKVDLGNANISDKTNKMLEAIDRINSEFKKRNIKLWVNGTFAVAGYCGNIFENPADVDLGVLAKDFDESKKIFSELGYSKIEDKDNGKFQVCVFRTDDFNIEIGTLDHDLGDTIKELDGHEFLVPDAKWLANCYKITAQKERRAGKNDLERAKFLESLNDNIIKVYTTRADTLFGVTYIVLAPEHELVDKIKDQISNVKDVENYIENAKKKSDMDRTELAKDKTGVELKGIKAINPINGEEVSVWIADYVLATYGTGAVMAVPAHDQRDFEFAEKYNIPIKEVIIPKLIDKNDPPIDGVETVERKQVYAVVINPKNNKVLALKWKKFPWIGLVIGGIEPGESIVDTAKREILEETGYKNVKFVRNLGGPMEVHFHATHKNVNRKATYYPLAFELLDEEQEPLSKEEAEESEPFWADWDEIENIKGYVLPIEHEIVRDRFHNPAHSFEEYGVLANSKEFDGLTSEEGKKKITEKLKEMGAGDFAVNFKLRDWIFSRQHYWGEPIPIIHCEKCGTVPMDEKDLPLTLPEVEKYEPTDTGESPLAAITDWVNTTCPKCGGPAKRETDTMPNWAGSSWYFIAYAMNQESRIKNYESSEDIFSASVKELKYWMPVDLYNGGNEHTTLHLLYSRFWHKFLYDLGKVPTLEPYNKRIAHGIILGADNQKMSKSRGNVVNPDDVVKRYGADALRTYIMFIGPYDKESAWNMDGLSGVSRFLNKVWENSDKVSGKVDSDNLAVAVNKLVFAVENDLERFNLNTYVAKLMTFNNLMSAEKEISKKSFGVFCQLLAPAAPHLAEELWEKLGNEGLVSNSAWPKFDESLKGDDKIKIAIQVNGKLRDVIEVDKDIEKTALEEAAKNSEKVSAFITGKEIKKVIVVPGKIVNIVI from the coding sequence ATGGCAAAATACGATTTTGAAAAAATTGAATCTAAATGGCAGAAGGCCTGGGAAGAGGCGAAATACGGCCAGTCCATTGATTTTTCCGATAAGCCGAAGTTCTACTCCCTCATGGAGTTCCCTTATCCTTCCGGATCAGGATTGCACGTTGGACACTGCATGGGTTACACCGCCTCGGATGCGTTTACGCGTATGAAAAGGATGCAAGGCTACAATGTTCTTTTTCCAATGGGTTGGGACGCATTTGGTCTGCCGACAGAGAATTACGCAATTAAAACCAAGACAAAACCAAGAGACGTTACCACACTAAGTATTGCGACCTTCAAAAAGCAGATGAAATCGCTTGGCTATTCCTTCGATTGGGGTCGCGAGGTCAATACTACTGATCCCAATTATTATAAATGGACGCAGTGGATATTCATGCAGTTCTATAAGCACGCGATTGTCAACGGCAAGCTTGTCGAAGTTGCCGATGACGACAAAGAAACTCCACGCTTGGCATTTCAGGCCGAGATGCCAGTTAACTGGTGCCCATCATGCAAAATCATCCTCGCCAACGAAGAGGTGATCGGCGGAAATTGTGAACGCTGCGGCGCGCAGACAGAAAAACGCAAACAGAAGCAATGGATGCTCCGTATCACAGCCTATGCAGATAGATTGATCAAGGATCTCGATACCGTTGATTATCTTGAGAATATCAAAACCCAGCAGATAAACTGGATTGGCCGATCCGAGGGAACGGAAATTGATTTTAAAATTGTCATTTCAACCGAAGCGGAGCAAACTTCAGAAAAAGTTGATCTTGGGAATGCCAATATTTCTGACAAAACAAATAAAATGCTTGAAGCGATTGATAGGATCAATTCAGAATTTAAAAAGCGCAATATCAAACTCTGGGTTAATGGTACTTTTGCAGTTGCTGGATATTGCGGAAATATTTTTGAAAATCCTGCAGATGTTGATTTGGGAGTTTTGGCCAAAGATTTTGATGAAAGCAAAAAAATCTTTTCTGAACTTGGTTACAGTAAAATTGAAGATAAGGACAACGGAAAATTTCAGGTTTGCGTCTTTCGTACTGATGATTTCAACATTGAGATTGGGACACTTGATCATGATCTGGGAGATACTATAAAAGAACTGGACGGGCATGAATTTTTAGTTCCCGATGCAAAATGGCTGGCAAATTGTTATAAGATTACCGCCCAAAAAGAACGCAGAGCCGGAAAAAATGATCTTGAAAGAGCCAAGTTTCTGGAATCCTTAAATGATAATATTATCAAGGTCTACACTACTCGCGCGGATACGCTTTTCGGCGTGACATATATAGTATTAGCGCCGGAACACGAACTCGTTGACAAAATCAAAGATCAAATATCAAATGTCAAAGATGTGGAAAACTATATTGAAAATGCGAAGAAAAAGTCAGATATGGACAGGACTGAGCTTGCCAAAGACAAGACTGGAGTGGAATTAAAAGGAATTAAAGCTATAAATCCGATAAACGGCGAGGAAGTTTCTGTGTGGATTGCTGATTATGTTCTCGCAACCTATGGAACCGGTGCCGTGATGGCGGTGCCTGCGCACGACCAGAGGGATTTTGAATTTGCCGAAAAATACAATATTCCAATCAAGGAAGTTATCATTCCTAAACTAATTGATAAAAATGATCCGCCAATCGATGGCGTAGAGACAGTCGAGCGAAAGCAGGTTTATGCCGTGGTAATAAATCCCAAAAATAACAAAGTTCTAGCCCTTAAGTGGAAGAAGTTTCCTTGGATCGGGTTGGTTATCGGCGGCATTGAGCCAGGTGAATCAATCGTTGATACCGCCAAGCGCGAGATTTTAGAAGAAACCGGTTACAAGAACGTCAAATTCGTTCGAAACTTAGGCGGCCCGATGGAAGTCCATTTCCATGCAACTCACAAAAATGTGAATAGAAAAGCTACATATTATCCTTTGGCTTTCGAGTTGCTTGATGAGGAGCAGGAGCCGTTATCCAAAGAAGAGGCAGAGGAAAGCGAACCGTTCTGGGCGGATTGGGATGAAATTGAGAATATCAAAGGATATGTCCTGCCGATAGAGCATGAAATTGTCCGTGACCGCTTTCATAATCCAGCACATTCATTTGAGGAATATGGCGTTCTTGCCAATTCCAAAGAGTTTGATGGGTTAACATCAGAAGAAGGTAAAAAGAAAATAACCGAGAAGCTCAAGGAAATGGGTGCCGGGGATTTCGCAGTCAATTTCAAGCTTCGTGACTGGATATTTTCCCGCCAGCACTACTGGGGCGAGCCGATCCCTATCATCCACTGCGAGAAGTGCGGGACTGTGCCGATGGATGAGAAAGATTTACCACTTACTTTACCGGAGGTTGAAAAGTATGAGCCGACCGATACCGGTGAGTCCCCGCTTGCCGCAATTACCGACTGGGTAAATACAACCTGCCCGAAGTGCGGCGGCCCCGCCAAGCGCGAGACCGATACGATGCCAAACTGGGCGGGATCATCGTGGTACTTCATCGCTTACGCAATGAATCAAGAATCAAGAATCAAGAATTATGAATCAAGCGAAGACATTTTCTCAGCATCAGTCAAAGAATTGAAATATTGGATGCCGGTTGATCTTTACAATGGCGGCAACGAACATACAACTTTGCACCTTTTGTATTCGCGTTTTTGGCACAAATTTCTATATGATCTTGGCAAAGTGCCAACGCTTGAGCCATATAACAAACGAATCGCTCACGGGATCATACTTGGCGCGGACAACCAAAAAATGAGCAAATCGCGGGGGAATGTGGTCAATCCGGATGATGTTGTGAAGCGCTATGGTGCCGATGCGCTTCGCACCTACATTATGTTCATCGGGCCGTATGATAAAGAATCCGCCTGGAACATGGACGGCTTATCTGGCGTTTCAAGATTTCTTAATAAAGTTTGGGAAAACTCGGACAAAGTCTCTGGTAAAGTTGATAGTGATAATCTTGCAGTTGCTGTAAATAAATTAGTCTTTGCTGTTGAGAACGATCTTGAGCGATTCAACTTGAATACTTATGTTGCCAAACTTATGACTTTCAACAATCTTATGTCGGCCGAGAAAGAAATTAGTAAAAAATCATTTGGTGTATTCTGCCAGCTTCTAGCACCGGCTGCTCCTCATTTGGCCGAAGAATTATGGGAAAAGCTCGGCAACGAGGGTTTGGTTTCAAATTCAGCTTGGCCGAAATTTGATGAAAGCTTGAAAGGCGACGATAAGATCAAAATTGCCATTCAGGTCAATGGCAAACTTCGCGATGTCATCGAAGTAGATAAAGATATTGAAAAAACTGCCCTCGAGGAAGCTGCTAAAAATAGTGAAAAAGTCAGCGCATTTATTACTGGCAAAGAGATTAAAAAAGTAATCGTCGTACCTGGAAAAATTGTAAATATCGTGATTTAG